One Tolypothrix bouteillei VB521301 DNA window includes the following coding sequences:
- the eboE gene encoding metabolite traffic protein EboE has translation MKIATTNNFHLTYCTNIHPGEEWHKVFDNLKQYIPSLKAQLISSNPRILEEFGDFAAHQNPFGIGLRLADVATQELLEGNNLTEFQSWLSEHNLYVFTLNGFPFGGFHWQVVKDQVYAPDWSKQERLDYTMRLVHILAKLLPSGVEGSISTLPLSYKPWFKGNQLFQASVKSSATLRIAELVAEMIKIKHETGKNIHLDLEPEPDGLIENAAEVVDYFQTYLLPIGRDCLVKHLGISFEAAELHLLNHVRVCYDTCHFAVEYEDPKAVFQKFQSTGIQVGKIQISAALQVQIPRDIKHRRLIKDRLLPFAESTYLHQVIARESYGKLRHYQDLEQALPDLESTTASEWRIHFHVPIFIRDYQLFQSTQDDITTVLELLQENHACDHLEIETYTWEVLPKEMKLDLPASLQREYEWVLSKMVGNNRNVLVGSGLSQKF, from the coding sequence ATGAAAATTGCCACAACTAACAACTTTCATTTAACATACTGTACAAATATTCATCCAGGTGAAGAGTGGCACAAAGTATTTGATAACTTAAAGCAGTACATACCATCTTTAAAAGCACAACTAATTAGTTCAAATCCCCGAATTCTTGAAGAATTCGGGGATTTTGCCGCCCATCAAAATCCATTTGGTATTGGATTGCGATTGGCAGATGTCGCAACTCAGGAATTACTTGAAGGAAATAATTTAACAGAATTTCAATCGTGGTTAAGCGAGCACAACTTATATGTATTTACCTTAAATGGCTTTCCATTTGGCGGATTTCACTGGCAAGTTGTCAAAGACCAAGTATACGCACCCGATTGGTCAAAACAAGAGCGATTGGACTACACCATGAGATTAGTACACATACTCGCAAAACTTTTACCTTCAGGTGTAGAAGGGAGTATTTCTACATTACCGCTATCATACAAACCCTGGTTTAAAGGCAATCAACTTTTTCAAGCCTCTGTCAAAAGTAGTGCGACTCTCCGCATAGCAGAATTAGTGGCAGAAATGATAAAAATTAAACACGAAACAGGAAAAAATATTCATTTGGATTTAGAACCAGAACCAGATGGGTTGATAGAAAATGCAGCTGAAGTAGTTGATTATTTCCAAACTTACTTATTACCTATTGGTAGAGATTGTTTAGTCAAGCATTTAGGAATTTCTTTTGAAGCAGCAGAACTCCATTTATTAAATCACGTCCGCGTTTGTTACGATACCTGTCATTTTGCTGTAGAGTATGAAGACCCAAAAGCAGTTTTTCAGAAATTCCAATCTACAGGAATTCAAGTTGGTAAAATTCAAATTAGTGCTGCGCTACAGGTGCAAATTCCCAGAGATATAAAACACCGCCGCCTCATTAAAGACCGATTGCTACCTTTTGCTGAATCTACATATTTACACCAAGTTATTGCAAGAGAGAGCTATGGCAAACTGCGTCACTATCAAGATTTAGAACAAGCTTTACCGGATTTAGAAAGCACGACAGCTTCTGAGTGGCGCATTCATTTTCACGTTCCCATTTTTATTAGAGATTATCAGCTATTTCAATCCACTCAGGATGATATAACCACAGTATTAGAACTGTTACAAGAAAATCATGCTTGTGACCACCTTGAAATAGAAACATACACCTGGGAAGTATTGCCAAAAGAAATGAAGTTGGATTTACCAGCATCACTTCAAAGGGAGTATGAATGGGTATTGTCAAAAATGGTAGGAAACAATAGAAATGTGTTGGTAGGTAGTGGTCTGTCCCAAAAGTTTTGA
- a CDS encoding 3-dehydroquinate synthase has protein sequence MVTEIRQKTTVNSLPPIQQSVTVTFNYAVHFTTGLFDTKNPLLARTIATDGEPGPKKILAVVDSGFLYSRPMLPKQLALYCDRYADAMALVAEPIVIPGGEEAKNNPKLLEQIHAVIDSVGLCRHSYLLGIGGGAALDLIGYAAATAHRGVRLIRVPTTVLAQNDSGVGVKNGINAFGKKNFLGTFAPPYAVLNDVSFLASLDDRDWRSGIAEAVKVALIKDASFFNYIRMQATALACRDMKAMQNVIYRCAQLHMNHIAKGGDPFEMGSSRPLDFGHWVAHKLEQLTDYSLRHGEAVAIGIALDSTYSYLLGLLSRLEWQQILNTLTALGFQLYVSELAANMDRPEHPHCLFRGLTEFREHLGGELTITLLQGIGKSIEVHEVDLSLYRQAIWLLSEFYNSTLPTSGWIGD, from the coding sequence ATGGTTACGGAAATCAGGCAGAAAACGACAGTAAACAGTCTACCACCAATTCAGCAAAGTGTTACTGTGACTTTTAACTATGCAGTACATTTTACTACCGGATTGTTTGACACTAAAAACCCTTTGTTAGCGCGAACGATCGCGACCGATGGAGAACCGGGTCCGAAAAAAATATTGGCAGTTGTGGACTCAGGGTTTTTGTACTCCCGACCCATGCTACCCAAACAATTAGCGCTCTACTGCGATCGCTATGCTGATGCGATGGCGCTTGTTGCAGAGCCAATTGTCATTCCTGGTGGGGAAGAAGCCAAAAACAATCCCAAATTACTCGAACAAATTCATGCTGTAATTGATAGCGTGGGGCTTTGTCGTCACTCTTATCTGTTAGGGATTGGCGGTGGCGCTGCATTAGACTTGATTGGGTATGCAGCCGCAACAGCACATCGGGGAGTTCGTCTGATTCGCGTTCCCACAACCGTACTCGCGCAAAATGATTCTGGTGTGGGGGTAAAGAACGGAATCAACGCTTTTGGTAAAAAAAATTTTCTAGGAACTTTTGCACCTCCCTACGCAGTTTTAAATGATGTTTCTTTTTTGGCTTCTTTAGACGATCGCGATTGGCGTTCTGGCATTGCAGAAGCCGTGAAAGTAGCACTTATCAAAGATGCTAGCTTCTTTAACTACATCCGCATGCAAGCGACTGCACTTGCTTGTCGCGATATGAAAGCCATGCAAAATGTTATCTACCGATGCGCTCAATTGCATATGAACCATATTGCTAAAGGCGGAGACCCCTTTGAAATGGGTTCATCCCGTCCCTTAGATTTTGGTCATTGGGTAGCACACAAGCTAGAGCAGTTAACAGACTACAGCTTACGCCATGGAGAAGCAGTTGCGATCGGTATTGCTTTAGACAGCACTTACTCCTATCTTTTAGGATTGCTCTCTCGCCTGGAGTGGCAGCAGATACTAAATACACTGACAGCCCTAGGCTTTCAGCTATATGTATCCGAGCTTGCTGCAAACATGGACCGACCAGAACACCCTCACTGTTTGTTCCGAGGGCTCACTGAATTTCGAGAACACTTGGGTGGCGAACTGACAATTACACTTCTACAAGGCATTGGTAAAAGTATTGAAGTTCACGAAGTCGATCTCTCCTTATACCGACAAGCAATTTGGTTGCTTAGCGAGTTTTATAACTCCACGTTACCAACCTCAGGCTGGATTGGGGATTAG
- the tyrA gene encoding bifunctional chorismate mutase/prephenate dehydrogenase — protein sequence MIPEKLKQTDRNPRDLSRDLLSSSEISKIPVLEEQLAYAISLLAEAGIPESLWTNIVQSCYAKRSQNISSFSTNNVAPQKITIIGGRGRMGKFFTTQLAIAGHTVSILENEDWDRADELLGSANLVMVSVPIARTTEVIKRAAQYLAPTTALCDITSLKVEPVQAMLDHHSGPVMGLHPMFGPNVKSFVGQKVVACPARNEESFQWLLELVQDRGGEVIVSTPEEHDRMMVMIQATRHFSRFSVGVFLAQEKVDIERSLLMSSPSYRQEIDIIQRLFAQNPNLCVDIMLATPERCQAIARLADTYNRLAMLVARKDREGLIKEFETSQSFLAQETTSSPNQSNSSKKHQENTAFSI from the coding sequence ATGATTCCAGAAAAGCTCAAACAAACAGATCGAAACCCAAGGGATCTCTCGCGAGATCTCCTGTCAAGTTCAGAAATATCAAAAATACCCGTTCTTGAGGAACAACTTGCATATGCAATTTCCTTACTTGCTGAAGCTGGTATTCCGGAATCACTTTGGACCAATATAGTACAAAGTTGTTATGCCAAGCGATCGCAAAATATTTCCAGTTTTTCTACTAACAATGTCGCACCTCAAAAGATTACCATAATTGGTGGACGTGGCAGGATGGGGAAATTTTTTACGACTCAACTTGCGATCGCGGGTCATACAGTCAGCATTTTAGAAAACGAAGATTGGGATCGAGCGGATGAATTGCTTGGTTCAGCAAACCTCGTTATGGTTAGCGTTCCTATTGCACGAACAACCGAAGTGATAAAGCGGGCTGCTCAATATCTTGCGCCAACTACAGCACTCTGTGATATTACAAGTTTGAAGGTCGAACCTGTTCAAGCAATGTTAGACCACCACAGCGGTCCGGTGATGGGATTGCACCCCATGTTTGGTCCCAATGTCAAGTCTTTTGTAGGGCAAAAAGTAGTTGCGTGTCCTGCTCGAAATGAAGAATCATTTCAATGGTTATTAGAACTCGTTCAAGATCGAGGGGGTGAAGTTATTGTTTCTACGCCTGAAGAACACGATCGCATGATGGTGATGATTCAAGCAACCCGTCACTTTTCAAGATTTAGCGTGGGAGTTTTCTTAGCACAAGAGAAAGTAGACATAGAACGTAGCTTGTTAATGTCTAGCCCCAGCTATCGCCAAGAAATTGACATCATTCAAAGATTGTTTGCACAAAATCCAAACTTATGTGTGGACATTATGTTGGCAACGCCAGAGAGATGTCAAGCAATAGCCCGACTAGCTGATACCTATAACCGTTTGGCAATGTTAGTAGCTCGGAAAGACCGAGAGGGATTAATCAAAGAATTTGAAACCAGCCAAAGCTTTTTGGCTCAAGAAACAACTAGTTCTCCCAATCAAAGCAATTCTTCTAAAAAACATCAAGAAAATACAGCTTTTTCAATCTGA
- a CDS encoding glycosyltransferase family 4 protein: MRILIYSYNYHPEPIGIAPLMTELAEGLVKQGHQVRVITGMPNYPQREIYEEYKGKWFVTEFKNGVTIQRSYLRIKSKPNLIDRLLLELSFVFTSLPQAISGWQPDVILLTVPPLLISLPAILLGWIYNCPIILNVQDILPEAAIRVGLIENKLMIRALEALEKFAYRYSHRISVIADGFRENLINKGVPSRKISCIPNWVNVNFIRPLPKQRNVFRATYQLEDKFVVLYSGNIALTQGLETVIEAATSLRHIPEIVFIIAGESKALQRLRKYCHSCGADNVLLIPLVTREKLPEMLAAADLGLVVQKRNVISFNMPSKIPLLLASGRPILASVPASGTAARAVRKSGGGIVIAPESPRAMASAVLELYKNPEKVAQLGKQGRQFAIEHYSFEQALTAYEALFAEVVTSTSTSPSLDVLPKLTSTN; encoded by the coding sequence GAACCAATTGGCATTGCTCCTCTGATGACTGAACTAGCAGAAGGACTAGTCAAGCAAGGGCATCAAGTGAGAGTAATTACAGGAATGCCAAACTACCCGCAGCGCGAAATATACGAGGAGTATAAAGGCAAGTGGTTTGTCACAGAATTCAAAAATGGCGTTACTATCCAGCGCAGTTATCTGCGAATCAAATCTAAACCCAATCTCATAGACAGACTGTTACTGGAGTTGAGTTTTGTGTTTACAAGCTTACCGCAAGCTATTAGCGGTTGGCAGCCAGATGTTATTCTTTTAACAGTACCACCATTATTAATATCACTTCCTGCTATTTTACTGGGTTGGATATACAACTGCCCGATTATATTAAACGTGCAAGACATTTTACCAGAAGCAGCTATACGCGTTGGATTGATTGAAAATAAATTGATGATTCGCGCCTTAGAAGCTTTGGAAAAATTTGCTTATCGGTACAGTCATAGAATTAGTGTTATTGCGGATGGATTTAGAGAAAATTTAATAAACAAAGGAGTTCCATCACGGAAAATTTCTTGCATTCCCAATTGGGTCAATGTTAATTTTATCCGTCCCTTGCCAAAGCAAAGAAATGTTTTTCGAGCCACTTATCAGTTAGAGGACAAGTTTGTTGTGCTGTACTCGGGTAACATCGCTCTCACTCAAGGTTTAGAGACAGTTATAGAGGCAGCAACTTCCTTACGCCACATTCCAGAAATTGTATTTATCATTGCAGGTGAGTCAAAAGCGCTGCAAAGATTGAGGAAATACTGCCACAGTTGTGGAGCAGACAATGTTTTACTCATACCACTTGTGACACGAGAAAAACTTCCCGAAATGCTGGCTGCAGCCGATTTAGGATTGGTGGTGCAAAAACGCAACGTCATTTCCTTCAATATGCCTTCTAAAATACCACTGCTACTTGCTTCCGGTCGCCCCATTCTCGCATCGGTTCCCGCATCTGGAACAGCAGCGCGTGCTGTTAGAAAAAGTGGTGGCGGTATAGTTATTGCGCCTGAATCACCACGCGCTATGGCATCTGCAGTTTTAGAACTTTACAAAAATCCAGAAAAAGTAGCACAACTTGGCAAGCAGGGACGGCAATTTGCTATTGAGCATTATTCTTTTGAGCAAGCACTAACCGCTTATGAAGCACTGTTCGCTGAAGTTGTGACTTCAACATCTACATCCCCTTCTTTGGATGTCTTACCAAAATTAACTTCTACTAACTAG